Below is a genomic region from Pirellulales bacterium.
ACCTCGGCCAATTCCGCCGTCACCGTTTCCAATTCTCGCGGTGCCTCGCCTAGAAAATAGAAGTACAGCGACCGCCCGTCGAACAGGTGCTCGACGTCGACCAACACCGCCGACAATCCCATCTCGCGAATCTTGTCCTCACAGGCCGCGAACGCCGCCTGACGATTCTTTTCGAGCCGGGCTTCGAGCAACTGGTCCTCGATCGTCATGCGGCGGAGGATCGAGCCGTCAGATTGGCCGTGGACCGGCGCATCGTCGGCCGGACTGAGCACTTCGCCGATCTCAAGCCCCCGGCTGGTGCGTACGACGACCCGCGCCCCGCGCGGATAGCGCACGGCTTCGACGGCCGTAAACCGCCCGACGTGCCCTACCGCACCCACTCGGATTAAATGATGTCGCCACATAATAGGCTGATTGTCGTTCGATTTGGCCGCCGTGCCAAGCGCAAACCTCTCGGTCCGCCCTATTAATTTCGACTGCCCCAATTGTTACCACGAAGGACATGAAGGACACAGAGCTGAATTGGG
It encodes:
- a CDS encoding PSP1 domain-containing protein; the encoded protein is MWRHHLIRVGAVGHVGRFTAVEAVRYPRGARVVVRTSRGLEIGEVLSPADDAPVHGQSDGSILRRMTIEDQLLEARLEKNRQAAFAACEDKIREMGLSAVLVDVEHLFDGRSLYFYFLGEAPRELETVTAELAEVYDAAAQFRKFADTVAEGCGPGCGTAEGPGGGCTTCATGCPVSSACGKK